One Thermodesulfobacteriota bacterium genomic region harbors:
- the fabZ gene encoding 3-hydroxyacyl-ACP dehydratase FabZ, which produces MIYNKEEIKNFIPHRDPFLFVDSVIELEPEVRIVASKRFGDELDFFRGHFPGNPIVPGVILLEALAQAGGILFASSYPEKIKEKGRFNVYLMGVESVKFRKPVLPGDNVKLEVKLLKNRLRGLKFSGEAFVGKNKVAEAQIIAAIV; this is translated from the coding sequence ATGATATACAATAAAGAGGAGATAAAAAATTTCATTCCACACCGGGATCCTTTTCTTTTTGTCGACAGTGTAATTGAGCTTGAGCCGGAGGTTAGGATCGTTGCATCAAAGCGTTTTGGCGATGAATTAGACTTTTTTAGGGGTCATTTTCCTGGGAATCCGATTGTACCAGGGGTTATCCTACTCGAAGCTCTCGCACAGGCTGGAGGGATCTTATTTGCTTCTTCCTATCCTGAAAAAATTAAAGAGAAGGGCAGATTTAATGTTTATCTCATGGGTGTTGAAAGCGTTAAATTCAGGAAACCTGTTTTACCTGGTGATAATGTAAAACTGGAAGTAAAACTTCTCAAAAATAGGTTACGGGGCCTGAAGTTTAGTGGCGAGGCGTTCGTAGGGAAGAATAAGGTCGCCGAGGCCCAGATCATTGCCGCAATCGTCTAG
- the bamA gene encoding outer membrane protein assembly factor BamA produces MRNSKSYLKRTIITAFSLLISLIFLPVLAIGQENIVKLEIEGNRRIETNIIKNNLSSREGEPLSPDTVREDIKNIYKLGFFEDVSAEVEQTPEGVVLIYRVKEKPVVVDLRIRGNEEIKNEEIIDVIDVKEGRIIELNKVKKSVEAIEKLYAEKGYVARKVTYSIEPKGEGTVSVTFDIQEGKRAYIKEVSYIGNEALKTKQLKEGLYTKTKGMFSFITKSGLYNPEEIDNDTQRIRAKYYNNGYLDVKVSKPEIEFSDQEDGYIVTFRIEEGKQYKIKNITFNGDLVIAQEELLSLLKLKSGEIFRGEQLADDIEKLTTFYGDKGYAFANVDPGVKQNREELTVDLNFLIEKGPEVYIRDIDIVGNTRTKDKVIRREIPIEEEQLYSTSKVDAIKPRVSRLGFFDENVEVATNRVTGTDNQVDLSVKVKEKPTGFFSVAGGFSSVETIIFAGQVQESNIFGTGKRVSLNAQIGGVTQLFFINYTDPHFLDSNWTLDAVGFRSKQVFRDFDREAWGGSLTVGRRLFSQLSGSLTYRLESLKISDVDRNASFLITENSQTVSSFALGFVWDTLNNVLDPTRGNISRTSIEYAGPFGGDTDFIRYHISSRQFVPFWYNTYFSVFGTYGIIDFQNIGNELVVAERYYLGGPNTLRGFGFRRVSPRVPVPDGGFVLIGGVQQLLFQVDYIFPILSQVGLKGVLFFDIGNVFNDGQDLTLNPSDLRKDWGLGFRWNSPLGPLRLEVGFPIGTRLPGEKSYEIQFTVGTLF; encoded by the coding sequence ATGAGAAATAGTAAATCATACCTTAAGCGCACAATCATAACTGCGTTTTCTCTCTTAATTAGTCTGATTTTTCTTCCTGTTCTTGCAATAGGACAGGAAAATATCGTAAAGCTCGAAATTGAGGGAAATAGAAGAATTGAGACGAATATTATCAAAAACAATCTTTCTTCAAGGGAGGGGGAGCCTCTATCTCCGGACACGGTTAGGGAGGATATAAAAAATATCTATAAATTAGGATTTTTTGAAGACGTATCGGCGGAAGTCGAGCAAACTCCTGAAGGAGTCGTTCTGATCTATAGAGTCAAAGAAAAACCTGTTGTAGTAGATCTCAGAATTAGAGGAAATGAGGAGATAAAAAATGAAGAGATAATTGATGTAATAGATGTCAAAGAGGGTCGCATTATCGAGCTTAACAAGGTCAAGAAGAGTGTTGAGGCAATTGAGAAACTATATGCCGAGAAGGGTTATGTCGCGAGAAAGGTTACCTATAGCATTGAACCGAAGGGAGAAGGGACTGTAAGTGTTACCTTTGACATACAGGAAGGAAAACGAGCATATATCAAGGAGGTTAGTTATATAGGAAATGAAGCCCTTAAGACAAAGCAACTCAAAGAAGGCTTATACACAAAAACAAAAGGAATGTTTTCATTTATAACAAAAAGCGGTTTGTATAACCCGGAAGAAATTGATAATGACACACAAAGAATCAGGGCAAAATACTATAATAATGGATACCTCGATGTAAAGGTAAGCAAACCTGAGATTGAGTTCAGCGACCAAGAAGATGGCTATATAGTAACGTTTAGAATTGAAGAGGGTAAGCAGTACAAAATTAAGAATATTACTTTTAATGGAGATTTGGTTATTGCTCAGGAGGAACTGCTTTCACTCCTCAAGTTGAAAAGTGGAGAAATATTCCGGGGTGAACAGCTGGCCGATGACATCGAAAAACTCACGACGTTTTATGGCGATAAGGGATATGCGTTTGCCAATGTCGATCCTGGTGTCAAACAGAATAGGGAAGAACTCACGGTTGATTTGAATTTTCTAATTGAGAAGGGCCCGGAGGTATATATAAGAGATATAGATATTGTTGGTAACACTAGAACAAAGGATAAGGTTATAAGAAGGGAAATTCCCATTGAAGAAGAGCAATTGTATAGCACTTCCAAGGTAGATGCAATCAAACCGAGGGTTTCAAGGCTCGGTTTTTTTGATGAGAATGTGGAAGTTGCTACCAATCGTGTTACTGGAACCGATAATCAGGTCGATTTAAGTGTCAAGGTAAAGGAGAAACCTACCGGTTTTTTCAGTGTGGCTGGTGGATTTAGCTCGGTTGAGACTATCATATTCGCCGGTCAAGTTCAAGAGTCAAATATTTTTGGCACCGGGAAACGGGTATCTTTAAATGCCCAGATCGGTGGCGTAACACAGCTCTTTTTCATTAATTATACAGACCCCCACTTTCTCGACTCTAACTGGACTCTTGATGCAGTTGGCTTTAGATCGAAACAGGTATTTAGGGATTTTGACAGGGAGGCATGGGGTGGATCTTTAACCGTGGGCCGCAGATTATTTAGTCAGTTAAGCGGATCGTTAACTTATAGACTGGAGAGTCTCAAAATTAGTGATGTAGATAGAAATGCTTCATTCCTTATAACTGAAAATTCACAAACCGTCAGTAGCTTCGCGCTCGGTTTTGTATGGGATACGTTGAATAATGTACTGGATCCCACAAGAGGAAATATATCGAGGACAAGCATAGAGTATGCCGGGCCTTTTGGTGGAGATACAGATTTTATTAGATATCATATCTCGTCAAGACAATTCGTACCATTTTGGTATAATACGTACTTCTCCGTGTTTGGAACATATGGCATAATAGATTTTCAAAACATAGGGAATGAATTGGTTGTCGCTGAAAGGTATTACCTAGGAGGTCCTAATACACTCAGAGGCTTTGGTTTTAGGAGAGTTAGTCCACGCGTTCCTGTTCCAGATGGAGGTTTTGTTCTTATAGGTGGCGTGCAGCAATTATTGTTTCAGGTGGATTATATTTTTCCAATCCTTTCTCAGGTAGGCCTTAAGGGAGTTTTATTTTTTGATATAGGTAATGTATTTAATGATGGACAAGATCTTACGTTAAATCCTAGTGATCTAAGGAAGGATTGGGGGCTTGGTTTTAGGTGGAATTCACCTCTCGGCCCATTGAGGCTTGAAGTTGGGTTCCCGATAGGTACTCGACTTCCTGGAGAGAAATCATACGAGATTCAGTTTACAGTAGGTACATTATTTTAG
- a CDS encoding OmpH family outer membrane protein: MRILIVAFLFTVLTSGLSYAQSTAKIAYIDLQRVILESKAGKTAKSAFEREFNQKATLIEQKKVALDQERESFLKQSAVMDEEARLRKADELQRKEKDLNRTRDDYRDELQRRDLDLSKQILSRVVEIINNIGNSEGYEIIVEKSEGGILCCKGADITDRVIKAFDAKQ, translated from the coding sequence ATGAGAATTTTAATTGTTGCTTTTTTGTTTACAGTTTTGACATCGGGATTATCGTATGCCCAATCAACTGCGAAAATTGCATATATTGATCTACAACGTGTGATTCTCGAATCTAAAGCTGGAAAGACGGCAAAGAGTGCTTTTGAACGAGAGTTTAATCAAAAAGCAACATTGATCGAACAAAAGAAAGTGGCTCTGGATCAAGAGAGGGAGAGTTTTTTGAAGCAATCTGCTGTTATGGATGAGGAAGCAAGGTTAAGAAAAGCCGATGAATTACAGAGAAAGGAGAAGGATCTCAATAGGACTCGTGACGATTATAGAGATGAACTTCAGAGGCGTGATCTCGATCTATCAAAGCAAATATTATCTCGGGTTGTGGAGATAATAAATAATATTGGGAATTCTGAGGGTTATGAGATCATTGTAGAAAAGAGTGAGGGTGGTATCTTGTGCTGCAAAGGTGCTGATATTACCGATAGAGTCATTAAGGCTTTTGATGCCAAGCAGTGA
- a CDS encoding ABC transporter ATP-binding protein, whose translation MSCLIEAKCIWKVFKTKGDKVEALKGIDLVINRGDTIGVVGVSGSGKSTLLHILGTLDRPTGGELIYWNTSGVPDSNGHNEQPQELNIFEHSDGELATFRNREIGFVFQFHYLLPEFNALENVMMPALIQGIGRKQAKELSESVLFKVGLQNRLFHRPGELSGGEQQRVAIARAVVLKPRVIFADEPTGNLDLETGMSILDLFLKLNEEDGIVLVLVTHNPQVASRLGRTITLSDGLVVDEK comes from the coding sequence TAGAGGCGAAGTGCATTTGGAAAGTTTTCAAGACAAAGGGGGATAAAGTTGAAGCACTTAAGGGGATTGACTTGGTGATAAACAGGGGCGACACTATCGGCGTAGTCGGGGTCTCAGGTTCGGGAAAGAGCACCCTATTGCATATACTAGGTACACTGGATCGCCCGACGGGAGGTGAATTGATTTATTGGAATACAAGCGGCGTGCCTGATAGCAATGGACACAACGAGCAACCACAGGAACTCAATATTTTTGAACACAGTGATGGTGAACTCGCAACCTTTAGGAATCGTGAGATTGGGTTTGTTTTTCAGTTTCATTATCTTCTTCCGGAGTTTAATGCGCTAGAGAACGTTATGATGCCTGCATTGATTCAAGGTATTGGGAGGAAGCAGGCAAAAGAGTTGTCTGAGTCAGTCCTCTTCAAAGTGGGTCTGCAAAACAGGTTATTTCACAGACCTGGGGAGTTGTCAGGGGGTGAACAACAACGAGTTGCAATAGCTAGGGCTGTTGTCTTAAAACCAAGGGTGATTTTTGCGGATGAACCGACAGGAAACCTGGATTTGGAAACAGGGATGTCGATTTTGGATCTATTTTTAAAGCTGAATGAAGAAGATGGTATTGTTCTGGTGTTGGTGACTCATAATCCTCAAGTGGCAAGTAGGTTGGGTAGAACTATCACACTATCTGATGGATTGGTCGTTGATGAGAAATAG